In one Pseudanabaenaceae cyanobacterium SKYG29 genomic region, the following are encoded:
- the lipB gene encoding lipoyl(octanoyl) transferase LipB, whose product MTLLVYRCRPLIPYHLAWQWQKELVQERKQNPHLPDVLLLLEHPAVYTIGQGSNLAFFKQSVDYIKTERGGEVTYHAPGQLVGYPIVNLRHYQPDLHWYLRSLEEVIIQALATLGIQAERRPGLTGVWVETGKIAQIGIKVSRWITMHGFALNVSVDKEGFQPIVPCGIPDCPVANVVDFLSVDMETIKDVVEKQFVSVFLKSKLTESQVFAAMADAQAFRQNTDRVGNKN is encoded by the coding sequence ATGACCCTGTTGGTCTATCGCTGTCGCCCCTTGATTCCCTATCACCTGGCATGGCAATGGCAAAAAGAATTGGTGCAGGAGCGGAAACAAAACCCCCATCTGCCAGATGTCTTGCTGCTATTGGAGCATCCAGCGGTATACACGATCGGTCAAGGTAGTAATTTGGCATTTTTCAAACAATCCGTGGACTACATCAAGACGGAACGGGGGGGAGAAGTGACTTACCATGCCCCTGGTCAGTTGGTGGGTTATCCTATTGTCAATCTGCGCCATTATCAACCTGATTTACATTGGTATCTCAGAAGTTTGGAAGAGGTAATCATCCAGGCACTGGCAACACTTGGTATCCAGGCAGAAAGAAGACCAGGTTTGACGGGAGTATGGGTGGAGACAGGGAAAATTGCCCAAATCGGTATCAAGGTCAGTCGCTGGATTACGATGCATGGTTTTGCCCTCAATGTCAGTGTGGATAAGGAGGGATTTCAACCGATCGTGCCCTGTGGTATTCCTGATTGTCCAGTTGCCAATGTAGTAGACTTCCTCTCTGTGGATATGGAAACTATCAAAGATGTAGTGGAAAAACAGTTTGTCAGCGTCTTTCTAAAATCTAAGTTAACCGAGTCTCAGGTCTTTGCTGCTATGGCAGACGCACAAGCTTTTCGCCAAAATACTGACAGAGTTGGCAACAAGAACTAG
- a CDS encoding PhzF family phenazine biosynthesis protein, translated as MIPIYYVDAFTDRLFTGNPAAVCILAEWLPDAVLQAIAAENNLSETAFVVPQEERWELRWFTPTTEVDLCGHATLATAHVLFHHYCCQGERLIFHTKSGDLTVLQAGDFLTLDFPALPPRPCSYPSLLVAALGEPPLEVLCSHDYLVVYDQEETIVNLRPDLALLPQLDLRGVIITARGKEVDFVSRFFAPKLGIPEDPVTGSAHCTLIPYWGGKLGKGRLKARQLSRRGGYLEGELQGERVLLAGQAVTYMQGTIDCPLSANLPPTP; from the coding sequence ATGATTCCGATTTACTACGTAGATGCCTTTACCGATCGTCTATTTACAGGCAACCCAGCAGCAGTCTGTATTTTGGCGGAGTGGTTACCCGATGCAGTTTTACAGGCGATTGCGGCAGAAAACAATCTCTCGGAGACCGCCTTTGTCGTACCCCAAGAAGAGAGGTGGGAACTGCGATGGTTTACGCCGACTACGGAAGTGGATTTGTGCGGTCATGCTACCCTAGCGACAGCTCACGTTTTGTTCCATCATTACTGTTGCCAGGGGGAGCGCCTAATTTTTCACACTAAAAGCGGTGATTTAACTGTCCTGCAGGCTGGAGATTTCCTTACCCTAGATTTCCCTGCTCTGCCCCCCCGCCCCTGCTCTTATCCTTCTTTGTTAGTGGCAGCCCTGGGAGAACCACCCCTAGAGGTACTCTGTAGTCACGACTATTTAGTGGTGTATGACCAGGAAGAAACGATCGTTAACCTAAGACCTGACCTGGCATTACTGCCACAGCTAGATTTGCGGGGAGTGATTATCACAGCTAGGGGAAAAGAGGTAGATTTTGTCAGTCGCTTCTTTGCGCCCAAGTTAGGCATCCCTGAGGACCCGGTGACAGGTTCTGCCCACTGCACCCTCATACCCTACTGGGGGGGAAAACTAGGCAAGGGGAGATTAAAAGCCCGCCAACTTTCCCGGCGGGGTGGTTACCTAGAGGGAGAACTGCAGGGGGAAAGGGTGCTCCTCGCCGGACAAGCAGTCACCTATATGCAAGGAACTATTGACTGCCCGCTAAGCGCAAACCTTCCACCGACTCCCTGA
- a CDS encoding sulfite exporter TauE/SafE family protein: MSFESFVLLEVIAFVASLVQALVGFGSSLIAVPSLLLLLDNAKIVAPLVTLSGLVINSRLVFSLRQYFRAQYLLPLVLGAILGIPFGVLILDYTPLDVLKFGLAVLIISYSVYSYWQPEVHLHLSNWWGMAVGFVAGCLGAALSSNGPPLVIWASLQDWNKDEFRSNLPAYFGITGAISLLAYQVSGLLTFPVWQYFFYTIPASVAGTFIGEYWGAKIQPDRFKQIIRLLLICLAVGMLVSDRFYHYS; this comes from the coding sequence ATGTCCTTCGAATCTTTTGTCTTGCTGGAGGTGATTGCCTTCGTCGCCTCCCTAGTTCAGGCTTTGGTAGGATTTGGTTCTTCTCTGATTGCTGTACCTAGCCTGCTCCTCCTCCTAGATAACGCTAAAATCGTTGCACCTCTGGTTACCCTGTCGGGTTTGGTGATCAACTCCCGTTTAGTGTTTAGTTTAAGGCAATATTTCCGCGCCCAGTATCTCCTTCCCCTAGTTTTGGGGGCGATTTTGGGTATACCTTTTGGTGTGTTAATTTTGGACTACACCCCCCTTGATGTGCTCAAATTTGGTTTGGCTGTGCTCATCATTTCCTACTCTGTCTATTCCTACTGGCAACCGGAAGTGCATTTACATCTATCCAACTGGTGGGGAATGGCAGTAGGATTTGTTGCCGGCTGTCTGGGGGCGGCTCTGAGTAGTAACGGCCCTCCCTTGGTAATTTGGGCCAGTCTGCAGGATTGGAATAAGGATGAATTCCGCAGCAACCTACCCGCTTATTTCGGTATCACGGGTGCGATTTCTTTGCTAGCCTATCAAGTGTCGGGGTTACTTACCTTCCCCGTCTGGCAATACTTTTTCTATACTATCCCTGCCTCGGTAGCCGGTACGTTTATCGGCGAGTATTGGGGGGCTAAAATTCAACCCGATCGCTTCAAACAAATTATCCGCTTACTGTTAATCTGCCTGGCAGTAGGTATGCTGGTTTCCGATCGCTTCTATCACTACTCATAG
- the aspS gene encoding aspartate--tRNA ligase, which produces MRTHYCGHLQEAHIDQIVSVCGWIDRTRDHGGVIFLDVRDRSGIVQVVSDPSRTPESYPVAGQVRNEYVVRVTGKVLARPLDSINPKLASGKIEIYADRIEILNPVHRSLPFLISDTGEVREELRLKYRYLDLRSERLANNLNLRCEVVKVIRRYLEDECGFREVETPILCRSTPEGARDYLVPSRVHPGEWYALPQSPQLFKQLLMVGGWDRYYQIARCFRDEDLRADRQPEFTQLDMEMSFMSQEEILQLNEGLIRHIFKKIKGIDLPPFPRLTYKEAMDRYGCDRPDTRFGLELVDVSDLFANSSFKVFSSAVAAGGIVKVLPVPGGDSAISNTRIKPGGDLANLVAQYGAKGLAFIRVRPGETIDAIGALKDSLTPEIKAELLRRTQAEAGHLLLFGAGPSGIVNESLNRLRLALGKELGLIDENKIHILWVTDFPMFEWNEEEQRLEALHHPFTSPNPEDLKDGKPLGLETRALAYDLIFNGIEVGGGSLRIYQRDIQEKVFAAIGLSQEEARDKFGFLLDAFDFGTPPHGGIAYGLDRLVMLLAGVDTIRDVIAFPKTQQARDLLTEAPARVTDKQLKELHVKSLA; this is translated from the coding sequence ATGCGTACTCACTATTGCGGACATCTCCAGGAAGCCCATATCGATCAAATTGTGTCTGTCTGTGGCTGGATCGATCGTACCCGTGATCACGGCGGCGTTATCTTTTTAGACGTGCGGGACCGCAGTGGCATTGTCCAAGTAGTGAGTGACCCCAGTCGGACACCTGAGTCTTATCCCGTTGCCGGGCAAGTGCGCAATGAATATGTGGTGCGGGTAACAGGGAAGGTTTTGGCGCGCCCCCTTGATTCCATCAACCCCAAACTGGCGTCAGGTAAGATAGAAATCTATGCCGATCGGATCGAGATTCTCAACCCTGTCCATCGTTCCTTACCTTTTCTCATCTCCGACACAGGGGAAGTGCGGGAGGAACTGCGCCTCAAGTATCGCTATTTGGACTTACGCAGCGAGAGATTAGCCAACAATCTGAATTTACGCTGTGAAGTAGTCAAAGTCATCCGCCGTTACTTAGAAGATGAATGCGGCTTTCGCGAAGTAGAAACACCCATCCTCTGTCGCTCGACCCCCGAGGGAGCTAGGGATTATCTTGTGCCCAGTCGCGTCCACCCAGGGGAATGGTATGCCCTGCCCCAGTCACCCCAGTTGTTTAAGCAGTTGTTGATGGTGGGGGGTTGGGACCGCTATTACCAGATTGCCAGATGTTTTCGCGATGAAGACTTAAGAGCCGATCGGCAACCAGAGTTTACCCAACTGGATATGGAGATGAGCTTCATGTCCCAGGAAGAAATCCTGCAGTTGAATGAGGGGCTAATCCGTCACATTTTTAAGAAAATCAAGGGTATTGACCTGCCACCCTTTCCCCGTCTGACTTATAAAGAGGCAATGGACCGCTATGGCTGCGATCGTCCGGATACCAGGTTTGGTTTGGAATTGGTGGATGTCTCTGATTTATTTGCCAACTCTAGCTTCAAAGTGTTCAGCAGTGCCGTAGCAGCGGGGGGCATTGTCAAAGTGTTGCCCGTGCCAGGGGGAGATAGTGCCATTTCCAATACCCGCATCAAACCAGGGGGTGACCTGGCTAATTTGGTGGCTCAGTATGGTGCTAAGGGACTAGCTTTTATCCGCGTGCGTCCAGGGGAAACGATCGATGCCATCGGTGCTTTGAAAGACAGTCTCACCCCTGAAATAAAAGCAGAGTTACTACGGCGGACGCAGGCAGAAGCAGGGCATCTGTTATTGTTTGGGGCAGGACCGAGTGGGATCGTCAACGAATCCCTCAATCGTCTGCGGTTAGCTCTGGGCAAGGAGTTGGGTTTGATCGATGAAAACAAAATCCACATCCTGTGGGTAACAGACTTTCCCATGTTCGAATGGAATGAAGAAGAACAACGCTTGGAAGCTCTCCATCACCCCTTTACTTCCCCCAACCCGGAAGACCTCAAAGACGGTAAGCCCCTAGGCCTAGAAACCCGTGCCCTGGCTTATGATCTAATTTTCAATGGCATAGAGGTGGGGGGTGGTTCTCTCCGTATTTACCAAAGGGATATACAGGAAAAGGTTTTCGCTGCCATTGGTCTTTCCCAGGAAGAAGCGAGGGATAAGTTTGGCTTTTTACTCGATGCCTTTGACTTTGGGACACCCCCCCACGGCGGCATTGCCTACGGTCTCGATCGTTTAGTCATGCTCTTGGCTGGTGTTGATACAATCCGAGATGTGATTGCCTTCCCCAAAACCCAGCAGGCAAGGGATTTACTCACTGAGGCTCCTGCCAGAGTGACAGACAAACAACTGAAAGAATTACATGTCAAATCCCTAGCATGA
- a CDS encoding carbon dioxide-concentrating mechanism protein CcmK: MALAVGVIETQGFPAVLAAADAMLKAGRVTLVSFEMAESARFFVAVRGIVAEVKRAVAAGIEAGNNSHGGQVITYYIIPNPTDNVVEVLPINFSEKVQAFMEN; this comes from the coding sequence ATGGCTCTAGCAGTTGGTGTAATTGAAACCCAGGGGTTTCCTGCGGTATTGGCAGCCGCGGATGCCATGCTCAAGGCGGGAAGAGTAACCCTGGTCAGTTTTGAAATGGCGGAAAGTGCGCGCTTTTTTGTGGCGGTAAGAGGTATTGTGGCAGAGGTAAAGCGGGCGGTGGCAGCGGGGATCGAGGCGGGCAACAACTCCCACGGCGGTCAGGTTATCACCTATTACATTATTCCTAACCCCACTGACAATGTGGTAGAAGTGTTACCCATTAACTTTAGTGAAAAAGTCCAGGCATTTATGGAGAACTAA
- a CDS encoding transglutaminase: protein MLPSPIYPYPAYSLRGLAWYQGKAVCVDSYRGYLLVIDPQTESTIVINQLTTREFVDVTDIAISEQTVWVVRGRQINYCQWGDFCLQLYLELPEPVEGITVSEGGVYVSCSKKGEILVFGRSTRNLLRRIPAPGQGEEKLTLRGQELWVADNLEETIYCLDSKTGYIRHRALTPYPHPQGLDFHKDHLYVLQSGREFYVRDNPNDPRHPEIEERDKSFIYPQVVIPKGKYTLSNGYLVEMTYVEEILPEEPRTVDHLTWKIALPANTHRQKLRSVKFMGHPFQTEEVGDQQVAVFTLGKLLPHQRCCFGWKAVLELRGIKYEIDTTQLEPQPVPPDLQARYLVDDDDLSMDHPVVREAAREAVGDAQDVVTKMLNIRNYVYDRLEYRMESFDSPEVVLRRGYGGCGEYVGVLLALARLNGIPCRTVGRYKCPQVAEQKGVILHQYYNHVWLEFYIPGYGWVPLESNPDDTGRPPYPTRFFMGLPWYHVELGKGIPFETIEPADLSIGSLAINHIRFRILEELD from the coding sequence ATGCTCCCCTCTCCCATCTATCCCTATCCTGCCTATAGCTTGCGTGGACTAGCCTGGTATCAGGGGAAAGCGGTCTGTGTGGATAGCTATCGTGGCTACTTGTTGGTAATTGATCCCCAAACGGAAAGCACGATCGTGATCAACCAACTTACCACGCGGGAATTTGTGGATGTGACGGATATAGCCATCAGTGAGCAGACAGTCTGGGTAGTGCGGGGTAGACAAATCAACTATTGTCAATGGGGGGACTTCTGTCTACAGCTGTATTTAGAACTGCCGGAACCCGTAGAGGGGATTACCGTCTCAGAAGGGGGGGTTTACGTCAGTTGTAGCAAGAAGGGGGAGATTTTAGTATTTGGGCGCTCTACCCGTAATCTACTCCGCCGTATACCCGCCCCTGGGCAGGGGGAGGAAAAACTAACCTTGCGGGGGCAGGAACTGTGGGTAGCTGATAATCTAGAGGAAACCATCTATTGCCTAGACAGTAAAACCGGCTATATCCGTCACCGTGCCCTCACTCCCTATCCCCACCCCCAGGGCTTAGATTTTCACAAAGACCACCTCTATGTGTTACAGAGTGGAAGGGAATTCTACGTCCGTGACAATCCCAATGACCCTCGCCATCCAGAGATAGAAGAGCGGGATAAGTCCTTCATTTACCCCCAAGTAGTTATTCCCAAGGGCAAATATACCCTCTCTAATGGCTATCTGGTGGAAATGACCTATGTGGAGGAAATTCTGCCTGAAGAACCGCGCACTGTTGACCACCTCACTTGGAAAATTGCTCTGCCTGCCAATACCCACCGCCAAAAGTTACGATCGGTAAAGTTTATGGGACATCCGTTTCAGACCGAGGAGGTAGGAGACCAACAGGTCGCCGTTTTTACCCTGGGGAAATTATTACCCCATCAGCGTTGTTGTTTTGGCTGGAAGGCGGTCTTGGAACTGCGGGGCATTAAGTACGAAATTGACACGACCCAACTGGAACCCCAGCCCGTACCGCCAGACTTGCAAGCCCGCTATTTAGTGGATGACGATGACTTGAGCATGGACCACCCTGTGGTGCGGGAAGCTGCCAGAGAAGCGGTAGGGGATGCCCAGGATGTGGTAACCAAAATGCTCAACATTCGCAACTATGTCTACGATCGGTTGGAATACCGCATGGAGTCCTTTGACAGCCCTGAGGTGGTGCTGAGACGGGGTTATGGCGGCTGCGGCGAGTATGTGGGAGTCCTACTGGCATTAGCGCGCCTCAATGGTATTCCCTGTCGCACAGTGGGGCGCTATAAATGCCCGCAAGTGGCGGAACAGAAGGGTGTAATTTTGCATCAATACTACAACCACGTCTGGCTGGAGTTTTATATACCAGGTTATGGCTGGGTGCCTCTGGAATCTAATCCCGACGACACTGGTCGTCCCCCCTATCCCACCCGCTTCTTTATGGGGTTACCCTGGTATCATGTGGAGCTAGGTAAGGGCATCCCCTTTGAAACGATCGAGCCGGCTGACCTCTCTATTGGCTCCCTTGCCATCAACCACATTCGCTTTCGTATCTTGGAGGAATTGGATTGA
- a CDS encoding cation diffusion facilitator family transporter, protein MGGQIQPDNRSIVQRVLLITLGLNLAVLCLKLAVSWATGSLSLFADALHSVTDSANNIVGLIAVRFASPRPDREHPYGHHKFEAVGAFAIAAFLGVACLEIIRGAISSLVEQKHTVSLGKFDLALLLLVLAVNIFVAWYERWVGKKINSPILLADAHHTLGDIWVTIGVIMSLVIVSSGIDYLQWLDVIVAIPVTGLVLWSGYQILQANLPILVDQAAIPPEKIYDLVMTVEGVINCHDIASRGILGQQVFIEMHIVVAVEDIATAHSITDKIEAILDSNYAPVRVTIHVEPPDFISDRITYE, encoded by the coding sequence ATGGGTGGACAAATACAGCCTGATAACCGCTCGATCGTGCAGCGGGTCTTATTAATTACTTTGGGGTTAAATCTGGCAGTTTTATGCTTAAAATTGGCAGTGAGCTGGGCAACAGGTTCATTGAGCTTATTCGCTGATGCTTTGCACAGTGTCACCGATAGTGCAAACAATATTGTGGGGCTAATTGCCGTTAGGTTTGCTTCCCCCAGACCCGATCGGGAACATCCCTATGGTCACCACAAGTTTGAGGCAGTGGGAGCCTTTGCTATTGCTGCCTTTTTAGGAGTTGCCTGTTTAGAGATTATTAGGGGAGCAATTAGTAGTCTGGTTGAGCAAAAACACACTGTCAGTTTGGGGAAATTTGACCTTGCTTTGTTACTACTGGTACTAGCAGTCAACATTTTTGTGGCTTGGTATGAGCGGTGGGTGGGCAAAAAGATCAATAGTCCAATCCTGCTCGCTGATGCCCATCACACTTTGGGGGATATTTGGGTCACGATCGGTGTAATTATGAGCCTAGTTATCGTCAGCAGTGGTATAGACTATTTGCAATGGCTGGATGTGATTGTGGCAATTCCTGTGACTGGTCTAGTACTATGGAGTGGCTATCAAATTTTGCAAGCTAATTTACCTATACTGGTTGACCAGGCAGCTATTCCCCCGGAAAAAATCTATGACCTGGTCATGACGGTGGAGGGAGTAATTAACTGCCATGATATAGCTTCTAGGGGAATATTGGGACAACAAGTGTTTATTGAAATGCACATCGTGGTTGCGGTAGAGGACATAGCCACTGCCCACAGCATCACTGATAAAATTGAAGCAATCCTCGACAGTAACTATGCCCCTGTAAGAGTGACTATCCACGTGGAACCGCCCGATTTTATCTCCGATCGGATTACCTATGAGTAG
- a CDS encoding DUF4090 family protein — MTMSTGADAVDQAIAQGVDFDGTPIPPAMLALYHKVMELEAGRQRSGVKNTMRSRIVRIGAKHIPQAELNSMLVEAGFAPLKDKEIAFYYGD, encoded by the coding sequence ATGACTATGAGTACAGGTGCTGATGCAGTCGACCAAGCCATTGCCCAAGGCGTGGACTTTGACGGCACACCCATTCCCCCCGCCATGTTAGCTCTCTATCACAAGGTCATGGAACTAGAGGCAGGGCGGCAACGCAGCGGTGTGAAGAATACAATGCGATCGCGGATTGTCAGGATTGGGGCAAAGCATATCCCCCAAGCGGAATTAAATAGCATGCTGGTGGAGGCGGGGTTTGCGCCCCTCAAAGACAAGGAGATTGCCTTTTACTACGGAGATTAA
- a CDS encoding glycosyltransferase family 2 protein, whose product MAESLPCLIIPVQNRKQVTLRCLDHLQKLGELNRFEVIVVDDGSTDGTEASIRQRYGNVTLLRGDGSLYWAGAIARGMEYAHTLDTKYIFWLLPDCLPAPDTLTQLLKYLRGQERAYVSASCYSETDARLLPTGLRGGTPIAFREGQDVLVESMYGFCVGFPSSIVDKIGTPNPRQIPNYGADTIYTLRATRAGYKGIILGTAMATVLSSYQFVPPFPKYLQQTNDRSFRAVFFHPKSPFNLKAKFYILWYRYHLWGLFGFLVQSLYFLLTWLTFEKK is encoded by the coding sequence GTGGCAGAGTCTCTCCCCTGTCTGATTATTCCTGTGCAAAACCGTAAGCAGGTTACTCTCCGCTGTCTTGATCACTTGCAAAAGTTGGGGGAATTAAATCGCTTTGAAGTAATTGTCGTAGACGATGGCTCTACGGACGGGACAGAAGCTTCTATTCGGCAGCGCTACGGGAATGTGACCCTGTTGCGGGGGGATGGGAGTTTGTACTGGGCAGGAGCGATCGCTAGGGGCATGGAATATGCTCATACCCTGGATACTAAGTATATTTTTTGGTTGTTACCCGATTGTCTACCTGCCCCTGATACTTTGACCCAATTGCTGAAATATTTGCGGGGTCAGGAGCGTGCCTATGTCAGTGCCAGTTGCTATAGCGAAACAGATGCCCGTTTGCTGCCTACGGGTTTACGGGGGGGCACGCCGATTGCCTTCAGGGAGGGGCAAGATGTGTTGGTAGAGAGTATGTATGGTTTTTGTGTGGGTTTTCCCAGCTCGATCGTCGACAAGATTGGCACGCCCAATCCCAGACAAATTCCTAACTATGGCGCTGATACTATTTACACATTGCGGGCAACTAGGGCGGGGTACAAGGGGATCATTCTAGGAACGGCGATGGCAACTGTGCTCAGTAGTTATCAGTTTGTCCCTCCTTTTCCTAAGTATTTGCAGCAGACGAATGACCGCAGTTTTAGGGCAGTTTTTTTCCATCCTAAGTCTCCCTTCAATCTGAAAGCTAAGTTTTATATCTTGTGGTACCGTTACCACCTGTGGGGGCTGTTTGGCTTTTTGGTGCAGAGTTTGTATTTCCTCTTGACCTGGCTAACTTTTGAGAAGAAGTAA
- a CDS encoding carbon dioxide-concentrating mechanism protein CcmK, protein MAGQQAVGALETKGFPGVLAAADAMVKAGRVVLVGYLRCGSARFCVMIRGDVSEVKMAMDAGVVAAESCYGGVLESWVIIPRPHENVVAVLPIDFSASVQKFRESVEGLRLAGSQ, encoded by the coding sequence ATGGCAGGTCAACAGGCAGTCGGCGCATTAGAAACAAAAGGCTTTCCTGGCGTATTAGCCGCCGCAGATGCGATGGTCAAGGCAGGTCGGGTTGTCCTGGTGGGCTATTTGCGCTGTGGCAGTGCCCGGTTTTGCGTTATGATCCGCGGCGATGTCTCAGAAGTGAAGATGGCAATGGATGCAGGGGTTGTGGCGGCAGAAAGCTGCTACGGTGGTGTGCTGGAATCCTGGGTAATTATTCCCCGTCCCCATGAAAATGTGGTGGCGGTATTACCGATCGATTTCTCCGCCAGTGTGCAAAAATTCAGGGAGTCGGTGGAAGGTTTGCGCTTAGCGGGCAGTCAATAG